The region CGTCCGGAGTGTCGGAGGGGAGGATCTCGACGGGCAGGACGACGTCGTCGAGGTAGAAGAAGTTTTTGTCTTTGATTTTGAGGCCCTGGCATAGTTTGGCGACGGTGGTTTCCCGGGGGAATTTTATGATGCCGTTTTCCAGTTCGGAGATTGTCGATTGCTTTACGCCGGTGAGTTTTTCCGTCTGGGTCATCGACAGGTTCATCGATTCCCTGACCGCCCGCAGGCGTTCACCGTGAAATTCCATAAGATTGCCTCCATAGTCGAATGAGGTAAGGATATTTGATGATATACTTCGGCTTGTTCGATGGTTAACCTTTTCGAATAAATCGATATTAATGGTGGTAATGGCTATAATATTTCGGAAAAGCCTATTGACTTTGTTCGAAAAAGTCGATATTATTTAAACAAGAGAAGGATATATTCCGGATTGGTCTATGAAAGATGGGTTGTCAAGGAATGTTTGGAGGTGGCGTGTGGCGAGGATAAGCATGTCGCTGTATGAAGAGGCTGGATTGCCGGTCGATGTTCGGGGAGAAAGGTTTTCGTTCGGCGAGGTCGTGTATTTTACGCTGGGAGGATTCGGCACATCCGACATGGTGTGCCTACATCTCAGCCCGGCGCAGGTGGAGGCGATCGGGCGCGCGGTTGCCGCTTACCAGAAGGGGCCGGCGGGCCGGGTGGAAGCGGGGCGGCGGGAATGAGGCTGGGAGACTTGCGTCTGAATCCGCCGCGGGAGCCGCGTGAGGCGGGGATGTGCAGCGGCTGCGGCGAGGCGATTCTTGCCGATGAGGAACGGTTGGTGTTCGAGAGTGGCAGGATGATCCATGCGCACCCGGATTGCAAGCTGCGGTTCGTTGATCGGATGCTGGGGTGCGGATGAGTCGGGAGGAGGGAAAGCGGTGAGGCGGTTCGTTTGCCCCGGCTGCGGCCGGGTATGGTATAGTGCTGCGTTGGCGGACGAGCCTTGTGACGCGTGCGGCGCCAGGCTGCGGGAGGTTGCCG is a window of Selenomonadales bacterium 4137-cl DNA encoding:
- a CDS encoding helix-turn-helix transcriptional regulator, which translates into the protein MEFHGERLRAVRESMNLSMTQTEKLTGVKQSTISELENGIIKFPRETTVAKLCQGLKIKDKNFFYLDDVVLPVEILPSDTPDDILKFIMSGENLPWIVLSKKIKDSGLPPEDLEQIIAILARNKK